In Trifolium pratense cultivar HEN17-A07 linkage group LG7, ARS_RC_1.1, whole genome shotgun sequence, a genomic segment contains:
- the LOC123895065 gene encoding dol-P-Man:Man(6)GlcNAc(2)-PP-Dol alpha-1,2-mannosyltransferase gives MAMMQPAIRQRRSQTTDPPAPSSSSYSKLDKASKSDGKDEGLNWALPFVALCLLRYMSATSNIIHDCDEVFNYWEPLHFLLYKTGFQTWEYSSQFALRSYLYLLFHEIVARPALWLFGDEKVRVFYAVRFFLGFLSVVTETVLVVAVSRKYGKRLASYTLAMLCLASGCFFASTSFLPSSFSMYAISLASGLFLLDKHAAAVAVSAIGVILGWPFSILAFLPVTLYSLYIKFKPAFIAGAVTSVILLALSVVTDYYYYGKWTSSVLNLLIYNVAGGGESHLYGTEGPLFYLKNGFNNFNFCFVLAMLFLAILPIAKRKYAPDLLIVISPLYIWLGFMSLQAHKEERFLYPIYPLICLAASAVIESFPDLFRDKYDSFDTSITVKVAKFLRPVVLSIILYSSHARTFSLIHGYSAPIETYKLLEHHDDVANGSVLCVGSEWHRYPSSFFVPDFVGQVRWIDDGFGGLLPFQFNSTLGGTAAAPPYFNNKNKASEEQYLHDIDACTFLVELQLKRPYLTRGSDLSTWEAIAALPYLDRELSPALYRSFFIPYLWQEKNVFGLYKLFRRITK, from the exons ATGGCGATGATGCAACCAGCTATAAGGCAGAGACGTTCTCAGACGACGGATCCACCGGCGCCATCGTCGTCGTCATACTCAAAGCTCGACAAAGCGTCGAAATCGGACGGCAAAGATGAAGGGTTAAACTGGGCATTACCATTTGTTGCTTTGTGTTTGTTGAGATACATGAGTGCTACTTCCAATATCATTCATGATTGTGATGAGGTTTTCAATTATTGGGaacctcttcattttcttctctaTAAAACTGGTTTCCAAACTTGGGAATATAG TTCACAGTTTGCTCTTCGGTCGTATCTGTACCTTTTATTTCATGAAATAGTGGCTCGACCAGCTTTGTGGTTATTTGGTGATGAAAAA GTGAGAGTGTTCTATGCTGTGAGATTTTTTCTCGGTTTTCTCTCTGTTGTCACAGAGACCGTTCTTGTTGTAGCTGTTTCAAGAAAGTATGGAAAACGACTTGCTTCTTATACACTTGCTATGCTTTGCTTAGCCAGCGGCTGTTTCTTTGCTAGCACAA GTTTCTTGCCCAGTTCGTTTTCCATGTACGCAATCTCTCTTGCATCAGGCTTATTTCTTCTCGATAAACATGCTGCAGCAGTTGCTGTTTCTGCTATTGGTGTGATACTTGGCTGGCCATTCTCAATCTTGGCTTTCCTTCCAGTGACACTTTATTCTctatatataaaattcaaacCGGCATTTATTGCTGGGGCTGTCACATCAGTAATTCTTCTT GCATTGTCCGTAGTTACTGACTATTACTATTATGGAAAATGGACTTCATCTGTCTTAAATCTTCTAATATACAACGTAGCTGGAGGCGGTGAAAGCCATCTTTATGGAACTGAAGGACCTCTTTTTTATCTGAAGAATGGATTTAACAATTTCaacttttgttttgttcttgcTATGCTGTTCTTGGCAATTTTGCCTATTGCTAAGAGGAAATATGCGCCAGACCTACTGATTGTGATATCTCCTTTATACATTTGGTTGGGTTTTATGTCTTTACAGGCACATAAAGAAGAAAG GTTCCTTTATCCAATATATCCACTTATTTGTCTTGCTGCTTCTGCTGTCATCGAGAGCTTTCCTGATCTTTTCCGTGACAAGTATGATTCATTTGACACTTCTATAACAGTGAAG GTAGCCAAGTTTCTGAGGCCGGTGGTTCTTAGCATTATATTATATTCCTCTCATGCTCGTACATTTTCTCTGATTCATGGTTACTCAGCTCCTATAGAGACTTACAAGCTTTTAGAGCACCACGACGATGTAGCAAATG GTTCTGTACTTTGTGTCGGAAGTGAATGGCATCGCTACCCATCATCATTTTTTGTCCCAGATTTTGTGGGACAAGTTCGATGGATCGATGATGGTTTCGGAGGTCTTCTTCCTTTCCAATTTAATTCTACCCTAGGTGGGACTGCTGCAGCACCGCCATACTTTAACAACAAGAACAAGGCATCAGAAGAACAATAC CTTCATGATATCGATGCCTGCACTTTCCTTGTTGAGTTGCAGCTAAAGAGGCCTTACCTTACCCGAGGAAGTGACTTATCAACATGGGAG GCTATTGCTGCATTACCTTATCTGGATAGAGAGCTTTCACCAGCTTTGTATAGGTCTTTTTTCATCCCTTACCTCTGGCAAGAAAAGAATGTTTTTGGCCTGTATAAACTGTTCAGAAGAATAACCAAATGA